Proteins encoded in a region of the Tribolium castaneum strain GA2 chromosome 7, icTriCast1.1, whole genome shotgun sequence genome:
- the LOC103312412 gene encoding leucine-rich repeat-containing protein 15-like has protein sequence MPPSLFSKLTKSHLENCQNLEELEFYGSYWNFTALDVDALENLPKVKKLKLDRLEIPHLTHDYLKNLTSVTNLTLQHCEIEEIDPDVFSDLKNLEEVGLNCNKLTKLPQNLFKNNPKLEKLTLVSNRIRNLTWDEFEGLDTLKVLYIGQNSIKHFDAEKIAKNMPNLRELNVFLTKLKGSELEEFQRELQAKLNHTVNVSGEYDHRSYSLCV, from the coding sequence ATGCCACcatcacttttttcaaaattgacgAAAAGTCACTTggaaaattgccaaaatttGGAAGAACTCGAATTCTATGGTAGCTACTGGAATTTCACTGCCCTCGACGTAGACGCTCttgaaaatttaccaaaagTAAAGAAACTCAAACTTGATAGATTAGAAATTCCACACTTGACTCacgattatttgaaaaacctcACCTCTGTGACTAATCTAACTCTACAGCATTGtgaaattgaagaaattgaTCCAGACGTGTTCAGTGATTTGAAAAACCTTGAAGAAGTTGGATTGAATTGCAACAAATTGACAAAACTGCCGCAAAAtctattcaaaaataatcccaaattagaaaaactgaCCTTGGTTTCGAATAGAATAAGAAACTTGACTTGGGACGAGTTTGAGGGATTGGACACTTTGAAGGTGCTTTACATTGGACAAAACTCGATCAAGCATTTTGATgccgaaaaaattgccaaaaatatGCCCAACCTGAGGGAACTCAACGTGTTTTTGACCAAACTGAAGGGCTCCGAATTGGAGGAATTTCAAAGGGAACTGCAAGCAAAACTGAATCACACTGTAAATGTCTCAGGGGAGTATGACCACAGGTCTTATTCCCTctgtgtttga
- the LOC103312427 gene encoding uncharacterized protein LOC103312427 isoform X2 — protein MRFFHLALLFIVIKSGESRDLWGLGVPKLFVPQLQKNRPLQLNQSYHQLEIVDVSGTIFSDSFSQLHNVTELRLSHSEVRKIDSGALCSPPNLTILELDLSMNSEPPKLSKNMFKNCEKLEQLFLKFDYNTPSTIEENALEGLALEVFGVDSLKVEHLRKNFLKLNPQNLKKLILSHIHLTGIEAGVFDSFSKLEEVEIVHNPELTQLPVDLFEKTKLKRLILRDNGLDLTWDELKNLPFLEELDVFDNQIKYFNATKIHTNLPKLKKFFMELNLQSCKTVEMSKKELKEKYRSIEFPDEHFSQFCESKNLHL, from the coding sequence atGAGATTTTTCCACTTggcgttattatttattgtcatCAAATCGGGCGAAAGTCGGGACTTGTGGGGACTAGGAGTACCAAAACTGTTCGTACCACAGCTCCAGAAAAATCGTCCACTTCAACTAAACCAGTCGTACCACCAGCTTGAAATCGTGGACGTTTCCGGGACTATTTTTTCCGATTCTTTTTCGCAACTCCACAATGTGACGGAGCTCCGGTTGAGCCACAGCGAGGTCCGAAAAATTGACTCCGGAGCCTTGTGTTCACCCccaaatttgacaattttggaACTTGATTTGAGCATGAACAGTGAACCCccaaaactgagcaaaaacATGTTCAAAAATTGCGAAAAGTTGGAGCAActttttttgaagtttgacTATAACACGCCTTCGACTATTGAGGAAAATGCTTTGGAGGGTTTGGCCTTGGAGGTATTTGGGGTTGATAGTCTAAAAGTGGAACATTTGAGGAAAAACTTCTTGAAGCTCAATCCGCAAAATTTGAAGAAGTTGATTTTGTCTCACATTCACCTAACCGGGATCGAAGCCGGcgtttttgacagtttttcgAAGTTGGAGGAAGTTGAGATTGTCCACAACCCGGAGTTGACTCAACTTCCGGTTGACTTGTTCGAAAAAACGAAACTCAAACGGTTGATTTTGCGTGATAATGGACTTGATTTGACTTGGGATGAGTTGAAAAATTTGCCATTTTTGGAGGAATTGGACGTTTTTGATAATCAAATTAAGTATTTCAATGCCACCAAAATTCACACAAATTTGCCAAAATTGAAGAAGTTCTTCATGGAACTGAATCTACAATCGTGCAAGACTGTGGAAATGTCCAAGAAGGAGTTGAAGGAGAAGTACCGCAGTATTGAATTCCCAGACGAGCATTTTTCCCAGTTTTGTGAAAGCAAGAACTTACATTTATAA
- the LOC107397578 gene encoding leucine-rich repeat transmembrane neuronal protein 4-like has translation MNFKLFTFLLYFQIFEGQTRDFCDQNCVEISGLRGPLYYETLTQLYGITDLKIFNNQITEIETGAICSLPTLQKLELNFAGNFQAPPLSKNTFRQCKHQLRHLFVKLDFEKPSKIDTDTFEDTHLRTLALESHKIGFLKRNFLKLRRESLTRLVLIRCHISGIGSNAFEGLAHLEELEISYNKNLTQIPEKVFRGLINLRRLFLDYNRIRDLSWSEFEGLSKLEFLNLSGNRILNFDPDKVSRVLPNLKYLEIKKNLWPCKLKENFASKLVEKMNDSVTVVYSDDNVCVQ, from the coding sequence ATgaatttcaaacttttcacatttttgttgtattttcaaattttcgaaGGCCAAACTCGTGATTTTTGTGACCAAAATTGTGTCGAAATCAGCGGTTTGCGAGGCCCCCTTTACTACGAAACCCTAACCCAACTCTACGGCATCACCGACTTGAAAATCTTCAACAACCAAATCACAGAAATTGAAACTGGCGCCATTTGTTCACTGCCTACTTTACAAAAGTTGGAACTAAATTTCGCCGGCAATTTTCAAGCTCCACCACTGTCTAAAAACACATTCCGGCAATGCAAACACCAACTCCGCCACTTATTTGTCAAACTCGACTTTGAAAAGCCTTCAAAAATCGACACCGACACGTTTGAAGACACACATTTGAGGACTTTGGCTCTGGAAAGCCACAAAATCGGGTTTTTAAAACGCAATTTTTTGAAGCTGCGACGTGAGAGCTTGACGAGACTGGTCCTCATCAGGTGCCACATTTCCGGGATTGGAAGCAACGCCTTTGAAGGATTAGCGCATTTGGAAGaactcgaaatcagttacaaTAAAAACTTGACTCAAATACCCGAAAAAGTGTTTCGCGGATTGATAAATTTAAGGCGCTTGTTTTTGGATTATAACAGGATTAGGGATTTGAGTTGGAGCGAGTTTGAGGGGTTGTCTAAactcgagtttttaaatttgagcGGAAACAGGATTCTTAATTTTGATCCGGATAAAGTGAGTCGGGTTTTGCCAAATTTGAAGTATCtggaaattaagaaaaatttgtggCCTTGTAAGTTGAAGGAAAATTTTGCGAGTAAATTGGTCGAGAAAATGAACGATTCGGTCACTGTTGTGTATTCTGATGATAATGTTTGTGTACAGTAA
- the LOC658716 gene encoding protein toll has product MEFIVMPPSLFSKIDANYRNFTALDVDALKNLPKVKKLKLDRLEIPHLTHDYLKNLTSVTNLTLQHCEIEEIDPHVFSDLKNLEEVGLNCNKLTKLPQNLFKNNPKLEKLTLIWNRISNLTWDEFEGLDTLKVLYIGQNSIKHFDAEKISKNMPNLRELNVFLTKLKGSELEKFQRELQAKLNQSPCKCLRGV; this is encoded by the exons ATGGAGTTTATCGTAATGCCACCATcacttttttcgaaaattgacgCAAA CTACAGGAATTTCACTGCCCTCGACGTAGACGCTCTTAAGAATTTACCAAAAGTAAAGAAACTCAAGCTTGATAGATTAGAAATTCCACACTTGACTCacgattatttgaaaaacctcACCTCTGTGACTAATCTAACTCTACAGCATTGTGAAATTGAAGAAATCGATCCACACGTGTTCAGTGATTTGAAAAACCTTGAAGAAGTTGGATTGAATTGCAACAAATTGACAAAACTGCcgcaaaatttattcaaaaataatcccaaattagaaaaactgaCTTTGATTTGGAATAGAATAAGTAACTTGACTTGGGACGAGTTTGAGGGATTGGACACTTTGAAGGTGCTTTACATTGGACAAAACTCGATCAAGCATTTTGATGccgaaaaaatttccaaaaatatgcCCAACCTGAGGGAACTCAACGTGTTTTTGACCAAACTGAAGGGCTCCGAATTGGAGAAATTTCAAAGGGAACTGCAAGCAAAACTGAATCAATCACCCTGTAAATGTCTCAGGGGAGTATGA
- the LOC103312427 gene encoding leucine-rich repeat-containing protein 15-like isoform X1, with the protein MFFESIFLLILVVNPALSSLWEDSLPEISDIELRKEPLQINETYTQVKLDNVTGTLYATSLSKLSKITDLQIYTNGLEDVEDGAFCSPPILKNFEIIFNTKEKLLTITKNILKGCDKLEGLVIVTEPDNMLMLAEDALENLPNLRNLQLMGFNLTQLSPNYFKNLNSLQILTIRSCNVARIEPNFFKNLPNLKDLEISWNEITELPQNLFKNSSKLEVLSFYRNNLTNVTWDEFDGLKSLTYLHVGSNQITSFNAEKIARYMPNLTELDFPINPLDCKKREAFANELIEKLNRTIKIRHKFDPGYHDSCEVYDVKWDDD; encoded by the exons ATG ttttttgaaagcatctttttgcttattttggtCGTAAATCCAGCATTATCAAGTCTCTGGGAGGACAGTTTGCCTGAAATTTCCGATATAGAGCTAAGGAAAGAACCGCTTCAAATTAACGAAACTTATACTCAAGTCAAGCTTGATAATGTGACCGGAACCCTTTACGCAACTTCCTtatcaaaattatcaaaaataacgGATCTTCAGATTTACACCAACGGGTTAGAAGATGTGGAAGACGGTGCTTTTTGCTCACCCccgattttgaaaaactttgaaattatcTTCAACACAAAGGAAAAGCTTCTAACAATTACCAAAAACATTCTCAAAGGTTGTGATAAGCTTGAAGGGTTGGTAATAGTGACAGAACCCGACAATATGTTGATGCTTGCCGAAGATGCGTTAGAAAATTTGCCAAACTTGAGAAACCTTCAATTGATGGGTTTCAACCTAACTCAGCTCTCAccaaactattttaaaaatttaaattccttGCAAATTCTTACAATCCGAAGTTGTAACGTGGCTAGAATTGagccaaattttttcaaaaatttgccaaatttgaaagactTGGAAATCAGTTGGAACGAAATAACTGAATTGCctcaaaatttgttcaaaaatagcTCAAAATTGGaggttttatctttttatagaaataatttaacaaatgtgaCTTGGGACGAATTTGATGGCTTAAAGTCGCTAACATATTTGCACGTTGGTTCGAACCAAATTACAAGTTTTAATGCTGAAAAAATTGCGAGATATATGCCGAATTTGACGGAACTAGATTTTCCTATTAATCCTCTGGATTGCAAGAAGAGGGAAGCTTTCGCTAATGAACTTATCGAGAAATTAAATCGCACTATTAAAATCAGGCATAAGTTTGATCCAGGATATCACGATTCATGTGAGGTTTACGACGTAAAATGGGATGATGATTAA